In Myxococcus stipitatus, the following are encoded in one genomic region:
- a CDS encoding right-handed parallel beta-helix repeat-containing protein, producing MTLPVQTLRAEVPSHGQRRIEDGAKAVGSRTVGVSLHGFEGATHYLLSEQPEFTDASWTPMTSAVSWTFTADEPHTLFARFRREGGREGLTVSASVIVDTQPPHDARVLVNGGRKRVSSRDVVLTLSAVDADSEVTEMKVGHDPLLADATWEPFVSTRAWTLPEGSPVQVHVTFRDALGHALPQPISVQVLVGPETQVSGSLPPDTHWTKEGSPYVVTGDLFIPEGGSLTIAPGVEVLFRGPHQLFVREQLVARGTEAAPILFGAEAPDAGPGSWRGVSFADSSIDAVLDASGNYLSGSVLEHVEVRHSGAGVEIERSSPLVTDSYFHHNGEGTAALLLEQSRSVVRGNRIEQNTSRHGLFVYACDTRILGNVIQDNIIGLLLHANASGRCADDERPALIEDNRLLRNSNSAIRVLSGSPVIQHNDLLENFRNAGAPESAETGTAISVTGGTVVFELNRVEDNRGPPGGSSSALSFAAGSVRVRENTLKNATAYELWLSYPTFELALTASGNDWATSILESVEARVWDGQDDPRLPSLTLTPLLEAPPPGVGAR from the coding sequence GTGACGCTGCCCGTCCAGACGCTGCGCGCCGAGGTCCCGTCCCACGGCCAGAGACGCATCGAGGACGGCGCGAAGGCCGTGGGCTCGCGCACCGTGGGCGTCTCGCTCCACGGGTTCGAGGGGGCCACGCACTACCTGCTCTCGGAGCAACCCGAGTTCACGGACGCCTCGTGGACGCCGATGACCTCGGCCGTCTCCTGGACGTTCACCGCGGACGAGCCCCATACGCTGTTCGCGCGCTTCCGGCGGGAGGGCGGTCGGGAGGGCCTCACGGTTTCGGCCTCCGTCATCGTGGACACGCAGCCGCCACACGACGCGCGGGTGCTCGTCAACGGCGGCAGGAAGCGGGTCTCGTCTCGCGACGTCGTCCTCACGCTGTCCGCCGTGGACGCGGACTCCGAGGTGACGGAGATGAAGGTGGGCCACGACCCGCTGCTCGCGGATGCGACGTGGGAGCCCTTCGTCAGCACTCGCGCCTGGACGCTGCCGGAAGGCAGTCCCGTCCAGGTCCATGTCACGTTCCGGGACGCGCTGGGCCATGCGCTGCCCCAGCCCATCTCCGTCCAGGTGCTGGTCGGGCCGGAGACCCAGGTCTCCGGTTCGTTGCCGCCGGACACCCATTGGACCAAGGAAGGCAGCCCCTACGTCGTCACCGGCGACCTCTTCATCCCCGAGGGCGGCTCCCTCACCATCGCGCCTGGCGTGGAGGTCCTCTTCCGGGGACCGCATCAGCTGTTCGTCCGGGAGCAGCTCGTCGCCCGAGGCACGGAGGCTGCCCCCATCCTCTTCGGCGCCGAGGCGCCGGACGCGGGCCCCGGAAGCTGGCGAGGGGTGTCGTTCGCGGACTCCAGCATCGACGCCGTGCTCGATGCCTCCGGCAACTATCTGTCCGGCAGCGTGCTCGAGCACGTCGAGGTCCGCCACAGCGGCGCGGGGGTGGAGATCGAGCGCAGCTCGCCACTCGTGACGGACAGCTACTTCCACCACAACGGCGAGGGCACGGCCGCGCTGCTGCTCGAACAGTCGCGCTCGGTGGTGCGCGGCAACCGCATCGAGCAGAACACGAGCCGGCATGGGTTGTTCGTGTACGCGTGTGACACCCGAATCCTCGGGAATGTCATCCAGGACAACATCATCGGCCTGCTGCTCCACGCGAACGCGTCGGGTCGATGCGCGGACGACGAGCGCCCGGCGCTCATCGAGGACAACCGACTGCTGCGCAACAGCAACTCCGCCATCCGCGTCCTGAGCGGCAGTCCCGTCATCCAGCACAACGACCTGCTCGAGAACTTCCGGAACGCGGGCGCGCCGGAGAGCGCGGAGACTGGCACCGCGATCAGCGTCACCGGAGGCACGGTGGTCTTCGAGCTCAATCGCGTCGAGGACAATCGCGGGCCGCCCGGCGGGAGCTCCTCCGCCCTGTCCTTCGCGGCCGGCTCGGTTCGCGTCCGCGAAAACACCCTGAAGAACGCCACCGCGTACGAGCTCTGGCTCTCCTACCCCACGTTCGAGCTCGCCCTGACCGCGAGCGGGAACGACTGGGCGACCTCCATCCTCGAGTCGGTCGAGGCGCGCGTCTGGGATGGCCAGGACGACCCGCGGCTGCCGAGCCTCACGTTGACACCGCTGCTCGAAGCGCCGCCGCCAGGCGTCGGAGCGAGATAG